In Acidovorax sp. GBBC 1281, a single window of DNA contains:
- a CDS encoding UDP-N-acetylmuramoyl-tripeptide--D-alanyl-D-alanine ligase yields the protein MGMMTLQEALGFIQARVPAARLVGEGGMPLSRVHTDTRTLQAGDLFVALKGERYDANAFLADARKAGAAAAVAHGGLLDAAGLPGIEVPDTLAALGALAAGWRAQFRLPLIGVTGSNGKTTVTQMLAAVLQAWKGPAAFATQGNFNNDIGVPLMLLRLNAAHEAAVIELGMNHPGEISYLAGLARPTVALVNNAQREHLEFMHTVQAVAEENGACLPALPADGVAVFPAGDAYTALWRQLAAGRRCVTFGADGADVRCTAARWEANTWHIRIETPQGGFDTTLRIAGMHNVTNALAATACAWAAGVPLDAVARGLSAFVPVKGRSRAFSVPQDGRVVTAVDDTYNANPDSMRAAIDVLAGLPGPRLLVLGDMGEVGEQGPQFHAEAGAQARASGIDRLFALGALSTHAAQAHGPDARHFEDMASLLAAVRQALPQVGSVLVKGSRFMKMEQVVQALEARADTKTNARGGATCC from the coding sequence ATGGGCATGATGACGCTGCAAGAGGCGCTGGGGTTCATCCAGGCGCGCGTCCCCGCTGCACGGCTGGTGGGCGAGGGCGGCATGCCGCTGTCCCGCGTGCACACCGACACGCGCACGCTCCAGGCCGGCGACCTCTTCGTGGCGCTCAAGGGCGAGCGCTACGACGCCAATGCCTTCCTGGCCGACGCGCGCAAGGCCGGTGCCGCCGCCGCCGTGGCCCATGGCGGGCTGCTCGATGCGGCCGGGCTGCCCGGCATCGAGGTGCCCGACACGCTGGCGGCGCTCGGTGCCCTGGCCGCCGGCTGGCGGGCCCAGTTCCGGCTGCCGCTGATCGGGGTGACCGGCAGCAACGGCAAGACCACCGTCACACAGATGCTCGCGGCGGTGCTGCAGGCCTGGAAGGGCCCGGCGGCCTTTGCGACGCAAGGCAATTTCAACAACGACATCGGTGTGCCGCTGATGCTGCTGCGGCTCAACGCGGCGCACGAGGCGGCGGTGATCGAGCTGGGCATGAACCATCCGGGCGAGATCTCGTACCTGGCGGGGCTGGCCCGTCCCACGGTGGCGCTCGTCAACAACGCGCAGCGCGAACACCTGGAGTTCATGCACACGGTGCAGGCCGTGGCCGAGGAGAACGGCGCCTGCCTCCCGGCCCTGCCCGCCGACGGCGTGGCCGTGTTCCCCGCGGGCGATGCCTACACCGCACTCTGGCGGCAACTGGCCGCGGGACGCCGCTGCGTGACCTTTGGTGCGGACGGCGCCGACGTGCGATGCACCGCCGCGCGCTGGGAAGCGAACACCTGGCACATCCGCATCGAAACGCCGCAGGGCGGCTTCGATACCACGCTGCGCATCGCAGGCATGCACAACGTGACCAATGCACTGGCCGCCACGGCCTGCGCATGGGCGGCGGGCGTGCCGCTGGATGCCGTCGCGCGCGGGCTTTCCGCCTTCGTGCCGGTCAAGGGGCGCTCGCGCGCCTTCAGCGTGCCGCAGGACGGGCGCGTGGTCACGGCGGTGGACGACACCTACAACGCCAACCCCGATTCCATGCGCGCCGCCATCGACGTGCTGGCCGGCCTGCCCGGTCCACGGCTGCTGGTGCTGGGCGACATGGGCGAGGTGGGCGAGCAAGGGCCGCAGTTCCACGCCGAAGCGGGCGCGCAGGCGCGCGCCAGCGGCATCGACAGGCTGTTCGCGCTGGGCGCGCTCAGCACCCACGCTGCGCAGGCCCACGGGCCGGATGCGCGGCATTTCGAAGACATGGCATCGCTGCTTGCAGCGGTGCGGCAAGCCCTGCCCCAGGTGGGCAGCGTGCTGGTGAAGGGATCTCGGTTCATGAAGATGGAGCAGGTGGTGCAGGCGCTGGAAGCCCGTGCGGACACGAAGACGAACGCACGCGGGGGCGCCACATGCTGCTGA
- the mraY gene encoding phospho-N-acetylmuramoyl-pentapeptide-transferase, with protein MLLMLSQWLQGLSPEFGFFRVFQYLTFRAVMAALTALVIGLAAGPKVIRMLASLKIGQPIRGYAMESHLSKSGTPTMGGVLILGSIAISTLLWFDLSNRFVWIVLAVTLGFGAIGWVDDWRKVVRKDPEGMRSREKYFWQSVIGLLAALYLVFSISENSNSRVFELFITWVQSGFSLDLPPQAGLLVPFFKEVSYPLGVLGFVILTYLVIVGSSNAVNLTDGLDGLAIMPVVMVGSALGLFAYVAGSTVYSKYLLFPHIAGAGELLIFCSAMAGAGLAFLWFNTHPAQVFMGDVGALALGGALGTIAVIVRQEIVLAIMGGIFVVEALSVMLQVAWFKYTKKRYGQGRRLLKMAPLHHHFEKSGWKETQVVVRFWIITMLLCLIGLTTLKLR; from the coding sequence ATGCTGCTGATGCTGTCGCAATGGCTGCAGGGCCTGTCCCCGGAATTCGGGTTCTTCCGCGTCTTCCAGTACCTCACGTTCCGCGCGGTGATGGCGGCGCTGACGGCACTGGTGATCGGGCTGGCGGCGGGGCCGAAGGTGATCCGCATGCTCGCCTCGCTCAAGATCGGGCAGCCCATCCGTGGCTACGCGATGGAATCGCACCTTTCCAAGAGCGGTACCCCGACCATGGGGGGCGTGCTCATCCTGGGCTCGATCGCGATCTCCACGCTGCTGTGGTTCGACCTGTCCAACCGCTTCGTGTGGATCGTGCTGGCCGTGACCCTGGGCTTCGGCGCCATCGGCTGGGTGGACGACTGGCGCAAGGTGGTGCGCAAGGACCCGGAAGGCATGCGCTCGCGCGAGAAGTATTTCTGGCAGTCCGTCATCGGTCTGCTGGCCGCGCTCTACCTGGTGTTCAGCATTTCCGAGAACTCCAATTCGCGCGTGTTCGAGCTGTTCATCACCTGGGTGCAGTCCGGCTTCTCGCTGGACCTACCGCCGCAGGCCGGGCTGCTGGTGCCGTTCTTCAAGGAAGTCAGCTACCCGCTGGGCGTGCTGGGCTTCGTGATCCTGACCTACCTCGTGATCGTGGGATCGAGCAACGCGGTCAACCTGACCGACGGCCTCGATGGACTGGCGATCATGCCGGTCGTCATGGTGGGCTCGGCGCTGGGGCTGTTCGCCTACGTGGCCGGCAGCACGGTGTACTCCAAGTACCTGCTGTTCCCGCACATCGCCGGCGCGGGCGAATTGCTGATCTTCTGCTCGGCCATGGCCGGCGCGGGCCTGGCCTTCCTGTGGTTCAACACCCACCCGGCCCAGGTGTTCATGGGCGACGTGGGCGCGCTGGCGCTGGGCGGCGCTTTGGGCACCATCGCCGTCATCGTGCGCCAGGAGATCGTGCTGGCCATCATGGGCGGCATCTTCGTGGTCGAGGCGCTTTCGGTGATGCTGCAGGTCGCCTGGTTCAAGTACACCAAGAAGCGCTACGGCCAGGGCCGGCGGCTGCTCAAGATGGCGCCGCTGCACCACCATTTCGAGAAAAGCGGCTGGAAGGAGACGCAGGTGGTCGTGCGCTTCTGGATCATCACCATGCTGCTGTGCCTCATCGGCCTGACCACGCTGAAACTGCGATGA
- the murD gene encoding UDP-N-acetylmuramoyl-L-alanine--D-glutamate ligase, translated as MNPHDPLLPGEAPGLPQGADGPGEGEVAPRVSPSVVVSVQGMDAMPPRSDASGAPDSPDVPRTPESVALAPQDEDASSAPAPQAPPTPANDAMAQALAGMTAPAVSAAAAAAAFVAQIFADVGSPESATAAGPRDPGAAPSSDDAAPADGATGPVAGPTPVPAGWPGEGAALLQGQDILILGLGASGLAMARWCVRCGAQVTVADTREAPPQRGTLHAELPQVRFVAGAFDASLLEGRTPQAIYRSPGLRPDTLAALSSEARARGIRMEGELALYAMALRELRAAHGYAPAVVAVSGTNGKTTVTSLTGRLVDCAGKTVAVAGNIGPTLLDTLGQHIDAGTLPEVWVLELSSFQLDGVAGFEPTAAAVLNISQDHLDWHGSLAAYAAAKARIFGESGLMVLNREDPEVMGMLPEAGLARSAARPATGRAKAPKVQVRPHVTFGGDMPQRPGDFGLEIVNGMAWLVRAQEADETARRSRAQEEELHIQRLMPADALRIRGRHNAVNALAALALAQAAGCALGPMLYGLRDYRGEPHRVEPVGLIGDVEYFDDSKGTNVGATVAALTGLGAERRLVVILGGDGKGQDFSPLAAPVSRYARAVVLIGRDAPQIRAALKDAGVALLDAPTLPQAVDLATQRAHAGDAVLMSPACASFDMFNDYEHRARVFCEAVQALANDRGQDLEGSA; from the coding sequence ATGAACCCGCACGACCCCCTTCTTCCTGGCGAGGCGCCAGGCCTGCCGCAGGGTGCCGATGGCCCCGGCGAGGGGGAGGTCGCGCCCAGGGTTTCTCCGTCCGTGGTGGTGTCGGTGCAGGGCATGGACGCCATGCCGCCGCGCTCAGACGCATCCGGCGCTCCCGATTCGCCCGACGTGCCCCGCACGCCCGAAAGCGTGGCGCTGGCGCCGCAGGATGAGGACGCATCCTCCGCACCGGCCCCGCAGGCACCACCGACCCCCGCGAACGACGCGATGGCGCAGGCGCTCGCCGGCATGACCGCGCCCGCAGTCTCGGCCGCTGCGGCCGCTGCGGCGTTCGTGGCGCAGATCTTCGCGGACGTGGGCTCGCCCGAGTCCGCCACCGCGGCCGGTCCGCGCGATCCGGGCGCGGCGCCATCCTCCGATGACGCAGCCCCGGCCGACGGCGCCACCGGCCCGGTGGCCGGTCCTACGCCGGTGCCGGCCGGCTGGCCGGGCGAGGGCGCTGCGCTGCTGCAGGGCCAGGACATTCTCATTCTCGGCCTGGGCGCTTCCGGGCTGGCCATGGCCCGCTGGTGCGTGCGCTGCGGCGCGCAGGTGACCGTGGCCGACACGCGCGAGGCGCCTCCGCAGCGCGGCACGCTGCATGCCGAGCTGCCCCAGGTGCGCTTCGTGGCCGGTGCGTTCGACGCCTCCCTGCTCGAAGGGCGCACGCCGCAGGCCATCTACCGCTCGCCCGGCCTGCGTCCCGACACGCTGGCCGCCCTGTCGTCCGAGGCCCGAGCGCGCGGCATCCGCATGGAGGGTGAACTCGCCCTGTACGCCATGGCGCTGCGCGAGTTGCGCGCCGCGCACGGCTACGCCCCGGCGGTGGTGGCCGTGAGCGGCACCAACGGCAAGACCACGGTGACTTCGCTCACCGGCCGGCTCGTGGACTGCGCCGGCAAGACCGTGGCCGTGGCCGGCAACATCGGCCCGACCCTGCTGGACACGCTGGGCCAGCACATCGATGCGGGCACCCTGCCCGAGGTCTGGGTGCTGGAGCTGTCCAGCTTCCAGCTCGACGGCGTGGCGGGCTTCGAGCCCACGGCCGCGGCCGTCCTCAACATCAGCCAGGACCACCTGGACTGGCACGGCAGCCTGGCCGCCTACGCGGCCGCCAAGGCGCGCATCTTCGGCGAGAGCGGCCTGATGGTGCTCAACCGCGAAGACCCGGAGGTCATGGGCATGTTGCCCGAGGCCGGGCTGGCGCGCAGCGCGGCCAGGCCGGCGACCGGGCGCGCGAAGGCCCCGAAGGTGCAGGTGCGTCCCCATGTCACGTTCGGCGGCGACATGCCCCAGCGCCCGGGCGATTTCGGCCTGGAGATCGTCAACGGCATGGCCTGGCTCGTGCGGGCGCAGGAGGCCGACGAAACCGCCCGCCGTTCGCGTGCGCAGGAAGAAGAGCTGCACATCCAGCGCCTGATGCCCGCCGATGCGCTGCGCATCCGCGGCCGCCACAACGCCGTGAACGCGCTCGCCGCGCTGGCGCTCGCACAGGCCGCCGGCTGCGCGCTGGGCCCCATGCTGTACGGCCTGCGCGATTACCGCGGCGAGCCGCACCGCGTGGAGCCCGTGGGGCTCATCGGCGATGTGGAATATTTCGACGACAGCAAGGGCACGAACGTGGGCGCCACCGTGGCGGCGCTCACCGGCCTGGGCGCGGAGCGCCGGCTGGTCGTCATCCTGGGCGGCGACGGCAAGGGGCAGGACTTCTCGCCGCTGGCCGCGCCCGTGTCGCGCTACGCCCGCGCCGTGGTGCTGATCGGCCGCGATGCACCCCAGATCCGCGCCGCGCTCAAAGACGCGGGCGTGGCCCTGCTGGACGCACCGACGCTGCCGCAGGCGGTGGATCTGGCCACGCAGCGCGCCCATGCCGGCGATGCGGTGCTGATGTCGCCCGCCTGTGCCAGTTTCGATATGTTCAACGATTACGAGCACCGCGCCCGCGTGTTTTGCGAAGCCGTGCAGGCGCTTGCGAACGATCGCGGCCAGGACCTGGAGGGCTCCGCATGA
- the ftsW gene encoding putative lipid II flippase FtsW: MSTAPASPGLLQRVTGKFGGWFGGLPAKPADVLPVRVGGTEYRQTTTTPASVLGFDQALLWVVVALLAWGLVMVYSASIAMPDNPRFGKIAPTHFLVRHIMALVMAFVAALLAFQIPMSTWERVAPWLFVLSIALLIAVLIPHVGTVVNGARRWLSLGVMNFQPSELAKFAVLIYASDYMVRKMEVKERFFRAVLPMGAAVAVVGALLLAEPDMGAFMVIAVIAMGILFLGGVNARMFFLIAAVLVGAFALMVMMSDWRRERIFAYLDPWSEKHALGKGYQLSHSLIAIGRGEIFGVGLGGSVEKLHWLPEAHTDFLLAVIGEEFGLVGVLILIVLFLWMTRRIMHIGRQAIALDRVFAGLVAQGVAIWMGFQAFINMGVNLGALPTKGLTLPLMSFGGSAILMNLVAIAVVLRVDYENKHLMRGGRV, encoded by the coding sequence ATGAGCACCGCACCCGCATCCCCCGGCCTGCTGCAGCGCGTGACCGGAAAGTTCGGCGGCTGGTTCGGTGGCCTGCCCGCCAAGCCCGCCGACGTGCTGCCGGTGCGCGTGGGCGGCACCGAATACCGCCAGACCACGACCACGCCGGCCAGCGTGCTCGGCTTCGACCAGGCCCTCCTGTGGGTCGTGGTGGCGCTGCTCGCCTGGGGACTGGTGATGGTGTATTCCGCGTCCATCGCCATGCCGGACAACCCGCGCTTCGGCAAGATCGCGCCCACCCATTTCCTGGTGCGCCACATCATGGCGCTGGTGATGGCCTTCGTCGCGGCCCTGCTGGCGTTCCAGATTCCCATGTCCACCTGGGAGCGCGTGGCGCCGTGGTTGTTCGTGCTGTCGATCGCTTTGCTCATCGCGGTGCTGATCCCGCACGTGGGCACGGTGGTCAACGGCGCGCGGCGCTGGCTCTCGCTGGGGGTCATGAACTTCCAGCCGTCGGAGCTGGCGAAGTTCGCCGTGCTCATCTACGCCTCGGACTACATGGTGCGCAAGATGGAGGTCAAGGAGCGCTTCTTTCGCGCCGTGCTGCCCATGGGCGCGGCCGTGGCCGTGGTGGGCGCGCTGTTGCTGGCCGAGCCCGACATGGGCGCCTTCATGGTGATCGCCGTGATCGCCATGGGCATCCTGTTCCTGGGCGGCGTGAACGCCCGCATGTTCTTCCTGATCGCCGCCGTGCTGGTGGGCGCCTTCGCGCTCATGGTGATGATGAGCGACTGGCGGCGCGAGCGCATCTTCGCGTACCTCGATCCCTGGAGCGAAAAGCACGCGCTGGGCAAGGGCTACCAGCTGTCGCACTCGCTGATCGCCATCGGCCGCGGCGAGATCTTCGGCGTCGGGCTGGGCGGCAGCGTGGAAAAGCTGCACTGGCTGCCCGAGGCGCACACCGACTTCCTGCTCGCGGTGATCGGCGAGGAGTTCGGCCTGGTCGGCGTGCTCATCCTCATCGTGCTCTTCCTGTGGATGACCCGCCGCATCATGCACATCGGCCGCCAGGCCATCGCGCTGGACCGAGTGTTCGCCGGCCTGGTGGCGCAGGGCGTGGCCATCTGGATGGGCTTTCAGGCCTTCATCAACATGGGCGTGAACCTGGGCGCGCTGCCGACCAAGGGGCTGACCCTGCCGCTGATGAGCTTCGGGGGCTCCGCCATCCTGATGAATCTGGTGGCCATCGCCGTGGTGCTTCGGGTTGACTACGAAAACAAGCACCTCATGCGCGGAGGCCGCGTATGA
- the murG gene encoding undecaprenyldiphospho-muramoylpentapeptide beta-N-acetylglucosaminyltransferase, producing MSAPKTALIMAGGTGGHIFPGLAVAEELRTRGWRVHWLGTPGSMESRLVPPRGFAFEPIDFSGVRGKGLLTLALLPLRLLRAFWQSLAVVRRVRPDVVVGLGGYVTFPGGMMAVLLGKPLVLHEQNSVAGLVNKVLAGVADRIFTAFPGVLKKAQWVGNPLRTAFTQQPAPAERFAGRTGPLRLLVVGGSLGARALNEIVPQALALIPADRRPVVTHQSGAAQIDALREHYAKAGVQATLTPFIDDTAAAFADADLIVCRAGASTVTEIAAVGAAAVFVPFPHAVDDHQTANARFLVDAGGGWLVPQRDLTPEWLAQLLQNSERNALVDIARKAKNMQKINATREVVTACEELA from the coding sequence ATGAGCGCACCCAAAACCGCGCTCATCATGGCCGGCGGCACCGGTGGCCACATCTTCCCGGGCCTGGCCGTGGCCGAGGAGCTGCGCACGCGCGGCTGGCGCGTGCACTGGCTGGGAACGCCCGGCAGCATGGAGTCGCGCCTGGTGCCGCCGCGCGGGTTCGCGTTCGAGCCCATCGATTTTTCCGGCGTGCGCGGCAAGGGGCTGCTCACGCTGGCCTTGCTGCCGCTGCGCCTGCTGCGCGCCTTCTGGCAGTCGCTGGCCGTGGTGCGCCGCGTGCGCCCCGACGTGGTCGTGGGCCTGGGCGGCTATGTCACGTTTCCGGGCGGGATGATGGCCGTGCTGTTGGGCAAGCCGCTGGTGCTGCACGAACAGAACTCGGTGGCCGGCCTCGTGAACAAGGTTCTGGCCGGCGTGGCCGACCGTATCTTCACGGCCTTTCCCGGGGTGCTCAAGAAGGCCCAGTGGGTGGGCAACCCGCTGCGCACCGCCTTCACGCAGCAGCCCGCGCCGGCCGAGCGCTTCGCCGGCCGCACGGGGCCGCTGCGCCTCCTGGTCGTGGGCGGCAGCCTGGGCGCCCGCGCGCTCAACGAGATCGTGCCGCAGGCCCTGGCGCTGATTCCGGCGGACCGCCGGCCCGTCGTCACCCACCAGAGCGGCGCAGCGCAGATCGATGCGCTGCGCGAGCACTACGCGAAGGCGGGCGTGCAGGCCACGCTCACGCCGTTCATCGACGACACCGCGGCGGCGTTCGCCGACGCGGACCTCATCGTCTGCCGTGCGGGCGCCAGCACCGTCACCGAGATCGCCGCCGTGGGCGCGGCGGCGGTGTTCGTGCCCTTCCCCCACGCGGTGGACGATCACCAGACCGCCAATGCCCGCTTCCTCGTGGACGCCGGTGGCGGGTGGCTCGTGCCGCAGCGCGACCTCACCCCCGAGTGGCTGGCACAGTTGCTACAAAATTCAGAGCGCAATGCCCTAGTGGATATTGCTCGGAAAGCCAAAAACATGCAAAAGATCAACGCCACCCGCGAAGTGGTGACTGCCTGCGAGGAGCTGGCATGA
- the murC gene encoding UDP-N-acetylmuramate--L-alanine ligase, translating into MKHAIRHIHFVGLGGAGMCGIAEVLFNLGYGISGSDLSDSATLRRLQALGIRTCVGHAAAHIEGADAVVTSTAVQADNPEVLAAREKKIPVVPRALMLAELMRLKRGIAIAGTHGKTTTTSLVTSVLAEAGLDPTFVIGGRLNSAGANAKLGSGDYIVVEADESDASFLNLLPVMAVVTNIDADHMETYGHDFGRLKGAFVEFLHRMPFYGTAILCVDNPAIRDILADVTCPVTSYGFSEDAQVRAVDVRADAGQMRFRVQRRNGVTLPDIDVVLNLAGEHNVLNALSAIAVAVELNIPDDALLRALAQFKGVGRRFQRYGDIAAPGGGRFALIEDYGHHPVEMTATLAAARGAFPGRRLVLAFQPHRYSRTRDCFEDFVKVMGSADAVLLTEVYAAGEAPIVAADGRSLTRALRVAGKVEPVFVDDVALLAQAIVDNARDGDVVLCMGAGSIGAVPAKVVEMLQKEEAPALAEVAR; encoded by the coding sequence ATGAAGCACGCCATTCGCCACATCCATTTCGTCGGCCTGGGCGGCGCCGGCATGTGCGGCATCGCCGAGGTGCTGTTCAACCTGGGCTACGGCATTTCGGGCTCGGATCTGTCCGACAGCGCCACCCTGCGCCGCCTGCAGGCGCTGGGCATCCGTACCTGCGTGGGCCATGCGGCCGCGCACATCGAGGGGGCGGATGCAGTGGTCACCTCCACGGCGGTGCAGGCCGACAACCCCGAGGTGCTGGCCGCCCGCGAAAAAAAGATTCCCGTGGTGCCGCGCGCGCTGATGCTGGCCGAGCTGATGCGCCTGAAGCGCGGCATCGCCATCGCCGGCACGCACGGCAAGACCACCACCACCAGCCTGGTGACCAGCGTGCTGGCCGAGGCCGGGCTCGACCCGACCTTCGTGATCGGCGGGCGGCTCAACAGCGCGGGCGCCAATGCCAAGCTGGGCAGCGGCGACTACATCGTGGTGGAGGCGGACGAGTCCGACGCCTCGTTCCTCAACCTGCTGCCCGTGATGGCCGTGGTGACGAACATCGACGCCGACCACATGGAAACCTACGGGCACGACTTCGGCCGCCTCAAGGGCGCGTTCGTCGAGTTCCTGCACCGCATGCCGTTCTACGGCACGGCGATCCTGTGCGTGGACAACCCGGCCATCCGCGACATCCTGGCCGACGTGACCTGCCCGGTGACGAGCTACGGCTTCTCCGAAGACGCCCAGGTGCGCGCAGTGGACGTGCGGGCCGATGCGGGCCAGATGCGTTTTCGCGTGCAGCGGCGCAACGGCGTCACGCTGCCCGACATCGACGTGGTGCTGAACCTGGCGGGCGAGCACAACGTGCTGAACGCCCTGTCGGCCATCGCGGTGGCGGTGGAGCTGAACATTCCCGACGACGCGCTGCTGCGCGCCCTCGCCCAGTTCAAGGGCGTGGGCCGGCGCTTTCAGCGCTACGGCGACATCGCCGCGCCGGGCGGTGGCAGGTTCGCGCTGATCGAGGACTACGGCCACCACCCGGTCGAGATGACGGCCACGCTGGCCGCGGCGCGCGGCGCCTTCCCGGGCCGGCGCCTGGTGCTGGCGTTCCAGCCGCACCGCTACAGCCGCACGCGCGACTGCTTCGAGGATTTCGTGAAGGTCATGGGCAGTGCGGACGCCGTGCTGCTGACCGAGGTGTATGCCGCCGGCGAGGCGCCCATCGTCGCCGCCGACGGCCGCTCGCTCACGCGCGCCCTGCGCGTGGCGGGCAAGGTCGAGCCGGTGTTCGTGGACGACGTGGCCCTGCTCGCGCAGGCGATCGTGGACAACGCCCGGGACGGCGACGTGGTGCTGTGCATGGGCGCGGGCTCCATCGGCGCCGTGCCGGCGAAGGTGGTGGAAATGCTGCAGAAAGAAGAAGCGCCAGCGTTGGCGGAGGTCGCGCGATGA
- a CDS encoding D-alanine--D-alanine ligase — protein MSHEDTPAIDVRALGKVAVLMGGSSAEREVSLMSGGGVLQALRARGVDAHAFDPSQTDLSELRHGGYARCFIALHGRHGEDGTVQGALELLGIPYTGPGVMASSIAMDKIMTKRIWRFEGLPTPDWRLVSSAAATAQALQALGAPMIVKPSREGSTIGLTKVTSPGQCEQAYLLASRYDPEVLCEEFIEGDETTCPVLGQGADAHALPVIRIVAPAGNYDYQNKYFTDVTQYHCPSGLPEAEEREIQRLVVEAFRTLQCRGWARADIMIRASDRKPFLLEINTSPGMTGHSLVPMSARASGVSYEALCLRILASASLDGLQGHAGAGVTVHATPTGTSGAA, from the coding sequence ATGAGCCACGAAGACACCCCTGCCATCGACGTGCGCGCCCTGGGCAAGGTCGCGGTGCTGATGGGCGGCTCGTCCGCCGAGCGCGAGGTCTCGCTGATGTCCGGCGGCGGCGTGCTGCAGGCGCTGCGCGCCCGCGGCGTGGACGCGCACGCGTTCGACCCGTCGCAGACCGACCTGTCCGAGCTGCGGCACGGCGGCTATGCGCGCTGCTTCATCGCCCTGCACGGCCGCCATGGCGAGGACGGCACGGTGCAGGGCGCGCTCGAGCTGCTCGGCATTCCGTACACCGGCCCCGGCGTGATGGCGTCCAGCATCGCGATGGACAAGATCATGACCAAACGCATCTGGCGCTTCGAGGGGCTGCCCACGCCGGACTGGCGCCTGGTGTCGAGCGCCGCCGCGACCGCGCAGGCGCTGCAGGCGCTGGGCGCGCCGATGATCGTCAAGCCCTCGCGCGAGGGCTCCACCATCGGCCTGACCAAGGTGACCTCGCCCGGGCAGTGCGAACAGGCCTACCTGCTGGCCTCCCGCTACGACCCCGAAGTGCTGTGCGAGGAATTCATCGAAGGCGACGAGACCACCTGCCCGGTGCTGGGCCAGGGGGCGGATGCGCATGCGCTGCCGGTGATCCGCATCGTGGCGCCGGCCGGCAACTACGACTACCAGAACAAGTACTTCACCGACGTTACTCAGTACCACTGCCCGAGCGGCCTGCCCGAGGCCGAGGAGCGTGAGATCCAGCGCCTCGTGGTCGAGGCCTTCCGCACGCTGCAGTGCCGAGGCTGGGCGCGCGCCGACATCATGATCCGCGCCAGCGACCGCAAGCCCTTCCTGCTGGAGATCAACACCTCGCCCGGCATGACCGGCCATTCGCTGGTGCCCATGTCGGCCCGCGCCAGCGGTGTGAGCTATGAGGCGCTGTGCCTGCGCATCCTGGCGAGCGCCTCGCTCGACGGGCTGCAGGGCCATGCCGGCGCCGGCGTCACCGTCCACGCCACCCCCACGGGAACCTCAGGAGCCGCATGA
- a CDS encoding cell division protein FtsQ/DivIB — protein sequence MTASLPAPLDVKLMNLTATVLFVGCAAFVLVVGGSWMLRHPAFAIGRIVVQGELVHNNAVTLRANVGPHLVGNFFTVDLRAVREAFEQVPWVRHAMVRREFPNSLRVELQEHDAAAYWGAEEGSTLVNSQGEVFEANGDDLDADDLPRLQGPQGQSLEVLQMYHRLQPVFEPLDTKVDALELTGRGGWRATLDSGAVVELGGGTPQDVVQRTQRFVRTLARVAGQYGRRADALESADLRHADGYALRLRGVTTVNGDAPKAAARAPARTAPQRARPARTTGQNH from the coding sequence ATGACCGCCTCGCTGCCCGCACCGCTCGACGTCAAGCTCATGAACCTGACCGCCACGGTCCTGTTCGTGGGCTGCGCCGCGTTCGTGCTGGTGGTGGGCGGCTCGTGGATGCTGCGCCATCCGGCGTTCGCGATCGGGCGCATCGTGGTGCAGGGCGAGCTGGTGCACAACAACGCCGTCACGCTGCGGGCCAACGTCGGGCCGCACCTGGTGGGCAATTTCTTCACCGTGGATCTGCGCGCCGTGCGCGAGGCGTTCGAGCAGGTGCCCTGGGTGCGCCACGCGATGGTGCGGCGCGAGTTTCCCAACAGCCTGCGCGTGGAGCTGCAGGAGCACGACGCCGCGGCCTACTGGGGCGCCGAAGAGGGCTCCACCCTGGTCAACAGCCAGGGCGAGGTGTTCGAGGCCAACGGCGACGACCTGGACGCGGACGACCTGCCCCGCCTGCAGGGCCCGCAGGGCCAGTCGCTGGAGGTGCTGCAGATGTACCACCGCCTGCAGCCGGTCTTCGAGCCGCTGGACACCAAGGTCGATGCACTGGAGCTCACCGGCCGAGGCGGCTGGCGCGCCACGCTGGACAGCGGCGCCGTGGTGGAACTGGGCGGCGGCACGCCGCAGGACGTGGTGCAGCGCACGCAGCGCTTCGTGCGCACGCTGGCGCGCGTGGCGGGCCAGTACGGGCGGCGCGCGGACGCACTCGAATCGGCCGACCTGCGCCACGCCGACGGCTATGCGCTGCGGCTGCGCGGGGTGACCACGGTCAATGGCGACGCCCCCAAGGCGGCCGCCCGGGCCCCCGCGCGCACTGCACCGCAGCGCGCGCGCCCCGCCAGAACAACAGGGCAGAACCACTGA